From the genome of Sphingobacterium kitahiroshimense, one region includes:
- a CDS encoding CCA tRNA nucleotidyltransferase: MSDNLQHPIFPIIKELAETTNTECYVIGGYVRDHIMGRPFKNDVDIVVVGSGIEFATALGNKLKTKVAVYKSFGTAMLVFEGLNVEFVGARKESYRANSRKPIVEDGTLVDDQNRRDFTINAMAYSLNKDNYGELLDPFDGVRDIELRTIRTPLDPIVTFSDDPLRMMRAIRFATQLNFKIDTKAIQAITDTKDRIRIISKERITDEINKIILSEKPSIGFKYLFDTGLLALVFPAMQNLYGVEIIDGKGHKDNFYHTLEVLDNVCETTDDLWLRWAAIMHDIAKPPTKRFDKKLGWTFHGHEDKGARMVPKLFAELKLPLNEKMKFVQKLVLLHLRPIVLAQDIVTDSAVRRLLFEAGDDIDALMQLCHADVTTKNEYKKKKYRQNFELVKQKLKDVEERDQIRNWQPPISGEDIMEVFGIGPGREVGKIKNAIREAILEGEIPNAKMDAYHFMVNKAQDLGLTIRKAWDLNTTVK; the protein is encoded by the coding sequence ATGAGTGATAATTTACAACATCCTATTTTCCCAATCATTAAAGAGTTAGCCGAAACAACAAATACGGAGTGCTACGTCATTGGCGGTTATGTACGCGATCATATTATGGGCCGGCCTTTTAAAAATGATGTGGATATTGTTGTTGTTGGAAGTGGAATTGAGTTTGCTACAGCTTTAGGAAATAAATTGAAAACTAAAGTTGCTGTTTACAAAAGTTTTGGAACAGCAATGTTAGTTTTTGAAGGATTAAATGTGGAATTTGTAGGAGCTCGTAAAGAATCTTACCGTGCTAATTCCCGAAAACCAATTGTTGAAGATGGAACTTTAGTTGATGATCAAAATCGACGTGATTTTACCATCAATGCTATGGCATATTCACTGAATAAGGATAATTATGGTGAGTTGCTTGATCCATTTGATGGAGTAAGGGATATTGAATTACGTACTATACGTACACCATTAGATCCAATCGTGACATTTTCCGATGATCCTTTGCGTATGATGCGTGCTATTCGTTTCGCTACACAATTGAACTTTAAGATTGATACAAAGGCGATTCAAGCGATCACAGATACTAAAGATCGTATTCGTATTATATCAAAAGAGCGCATCACTGACGAAATTAATAAGATTATCTTGTCAGAAAAACCTTCTATTGGATTTAAATACTTATTTGATACAGGGTTATTGGCTTTGGTTTTTCCTGCAATGCAAAACTTATACGGTGTAGAAATCATCGATGGAAAAGGACATAAAGATAATTTTTACCATACGCTGGAAGTTTTGGATAATGTCTGTGAAACAACCGATGATCTGTGGTTAAGATGGGCTGCTATTATGCACGATATTGCAAAACCTCCCACAAAAAGATTTGATAAAAAGCTAGGATGGACCTTTCATGGTCATGAAGATAAAGGGGCACGAATGGTTCCTAAATTATTTGCTGAGTTAAAACTTCCATTGAATGAAAAAATGAAGTTTGTTCAGAAACTAGTTTTATTACATCTAAGACCAATTGTACTGGCTCAAGATATTGTTACTGATTCTGCTGTACGTCGTTTGTTATTTGAGGCCGGTGATGATATTGATGCTTTGATGCAATTATGCCATGCCGACGTAACAACAAAAAATGAATATAAAAAGAAGAAATATCGTCAGAATTTCGAATTGGTCAAGCAAAAACTAAAAGATGTTGAAGAACGTGATCAGATCCGAAATTGGCAACCTCCAATTTCTGGAGAAGATATTATGGAAGTTTTTGGTATTGGGCCAGGTCGTGAAGTTGGGAAAATAAAAAATGCAATCCGAGAAGCGATCTTAGAAGGAGAGATTCCTAATGCTAAGATGGACGCATATCATTTTATGGTCAACAAAGCTCAAGATTTGGGCTTGACTATTAGAAAGGCATGGGATTTGAATACAACAGTTAAATAA
- a CDS encoding IS1096 element passenger TnpR family protein: MAIYRFRITFEDYEDVYREIDMLSKQTFLELHEAIHKTTAYEADRSSSFYVSNDQWKKGTEIALLPTARKISDGVLLMENIRLSKFIDDPHQKFYYIYNFDRPYEFHVELIKILKEEEGKTYPTVFKTVGQAPKSLAAANFPVADPLDDDEEDEVLVDETQYGVDDDEEFDLFDGDDEEESGEKSEEESSGSFDEY; the protein is encoded by the coding sequence ATGGCTATTTATAGATTCAGAATCACTTTTGAAGATTATGAGGATGTGTATAGAGAAATCGATATGCTTTCGAAACAAACTTTCTTAGAATTACATGAGGCTATTCATAAGACAACTGCTTATGAAGCTGACCGTTCATCTTCCTTTTATGTTAGTAACGATCAATGGAAAAAAGGAACTGAAATTGCTCTTTTACCAACTGCTCGTAAAATTTCAGATGGTGTTTTACTAATGGAAAATATTCGTTTAAGCAAGTTTATTGACGATCCCCACCAAAAGTTTTATTACATCTATAATTTTGATAGACCTTATGAATTTCATGTGGAATTGATCAAAATTTTAAAAGAAGAGGAAGGCAAAACTTATCCTACTGTTTTTAAAACGGTGGGTCAAGCACCAAAATCTTTAGCAGCAGCGAATTTTCCTGTTGCAGATCCTTTGGATGACGATGAAGAAGATGAAGTTTTGGTAGATGAAACGCAATATGGCGTTGATGATGACGAAGAATTCGATTTGTTTGACGGGGATGATGAAGAAGAAAGTGGAGAAAAGTCTGAAGAGGAAAGTAGTGGTTCGTTTGACGAATATTAA
- the miaA gene encoding tRNA (adenosine(37)-N6)-dimethylallyltransferase MiaA, with protein MLGTTDQHNKTLIAIVGPTAVGKTAMAIELAQYFDTEIISADSRQFYREMSIGTAKPTASELGQAPHHFINSHSIEEDYSAGDFEKEALETISSLFKKKDIVIMVGGSGLFVRAVCEGLDNLPKALPETRERLNNRFDNEGIVPLQAYLKEVDPVYYDQVDISNVQRVIRALEVFETTGLPFSNFLQKTKAVRPFKIITVGLTMDRTTLYERINMRVDLMVKDGLLDEVKSLISFKHKPALMTVGYSELFDFLDEKISWEEAIDKIKQNSRRYAKRQLTWFKKDISTVWFDPKDKNQIIDYIQS; from the coding sequence ATGTTAGGCACCACAGATCAACATAATAAAACTTTAATTGCTATAGTAGGGCCTACTGCAGTAGGTAAGACTGCTATGGCAATTGAGCTTGCTCAATATTTTGATACGGAGATTATTTCAGCCGATTCAAGACAGTTTTACCGTGAAATGAGTATTGGTACGGCCAAACCTACTGCATCTGAATTAGGTCAGGCGCCTCATCATTTTATTAATTCACATTCTATAGAAGAGGATTATTCTGCCGGTGATTTTGAAAAAGAGGCATTAGAAACAATAAGCTCGCTGTTCAAAAAAAAGGATATAGTCATTATGGTAGGCGGATCTGGTTTATTTGTGAGAGCAGTATGTGAAGGTTTGGATAATTTACCAAAGGCCCTTCCAGAAACAAGAGAACGGTTAAATAACAGGTTTGATAACGAGGGAATTGTGCCACTTCAAGCTTATTTAAAAGAAGTCGATCCTGTTTATTATGATCAGGTAGATATTTCAAATGTTCAACGGGTAATTCGAGCCCTGGAAGTATTTGAAACTACTGGATTACCATTTTCTAATTTTCTTCAAAAGACAAAAGCAGTGAGACCCTTTAAGATCATTACAGTTGGACTTACAATGGACCGAACAACTTTATACGAACGCATTAATATGCGTGTCGATTTGATGGTGAAAGATGGTTTATTGGATGAAGTAAAGTCATTAATATCTTTTAAACATAAGCCTGCTTTAATGACTGTCGGTTATTCTGAGCTGTTCGATTTCTTAGATGAGAAAATATCTTGGGAAGAAGCAATAGATAAAATTAAGCAAAACTCGCGACGGTATGCTAAAAGGCAACTCACTTGGTTTAAGAAAGATATCAGTACAGTTTGGTTTGATCCTAAGGACAAAAACCAGATTATAGATTATATTCAATCATAA
- a CDS encoding branched-chain amino acid aminotransferase: MSATENYSIRVEPTQQSRLSQVDFNNLKFGKILSDHMLVATYEDGAWTDVSIVPYGDINVSPSMSALHYGQAIFEGIKAYKFQDGTISIFRPDKNWERFNTSAARLEMPEVPEEIFLGGLKKLLATDNKWIPNAPGTSLYIRPFMFGTEAALGVHPSNSYKFIIITSPVGAYYSNPLKLKVETHYTRAAEGGVGFSKNAGNYALSLYPTRLANDEGFDQLMWTDASEHKYIEEAGTANLIFRIGDSIITPHGDTILHGVTRRTIMELAASWGYKTEQRRVSVKELIDGIKAGIVTDAFAAGTAATLTPIATIGYEGELFQLPPVEGRDFSKKVLTYLDDLRYGRIADEFGWNLIVE; encoded by the coding sequence ATGAGCGCGACAGAAAATTATTCAATTCGCGTAGAGCCCACACAACAATCGAGACTCTCGCAAGTAGATTTTAACAATCTAAAATTTGGAAAAATATTATCCGACCATATGTTGGTCGCTACCTATGAAGATGGAGCATGGACTGATGTCAGTATTGTGCCTTATGGTGATATTAATGTAAGCCCTTCTATGTCGGCTTTACATTATGGCCAAGCAATCTTTGAAGGTATTAAAGCATACAAATTTCAAGATGGAACTATTAGTATTTTCCGTCCTGACAAGAACTGGGAAAGATTCAATACTTCTGCAGCTCGTCTGGAGATGCCAGAAGTTCCTGAAGAAATCTTTTTAGGTGGATTAAAAAAACTATTAGCCACCGATAATAAATGGATTCCAAATGCTCCAGGCACATCTTTATATATCCGTCCATTTATGTTCGGTACTGAAGCGGCTTTAGGAGTACACCCTTCTAATTCCTACAAATTTATAATTATCACTAGCCCTGTAGGTGCTTACTATAGCAATCCTTTAAAATTAAAGGTAGAAACACATTATACCCGCGCAGCAGAAGGCGGAGTAGGTTTCTCAAAAAATGCAGGTAACTATGCATTGTCACTATACCCTACTCGTTTGGCAAATGATGAAGGTTTTGATCAATTGATGTGGACTGATGCTTCGGAACATAAATATATTGAAGAGGCTGGAACAGCCAACCTAATATTCCGTATCGGTGACAGTATTATTACTCCTCACGGTGATACGATCCTACATGGTGTAACAAGACGTACAATTATGGAACTGGCGGCAAGCTGGGGATATAAAACGGAGCAACGCAGAGTATCTGTCAAAGAACTTATTGATGGAATCAAAGCAGGAATTGTAACAGATGCATTTGCTGCTGGTACAGCTGCAACATTAACACCAATTGCCACTATTGGTTATGAAGGTGAATTGTTTCAATTACCTCCTGTAGAAGGTCGCGATTTCTCTAAAAAAGTATTAACCTATTTAGATGATCTTCGATATGGCAGAATTGCTGACGAATTTGGATGGAATTTGATCGTGGAATAA
- a CDS encoding GH3 auxin-responsive promoter family protein, whose protein sequence is MAILDSLLTWFMKKRIHQIELFMKYPHDVQEEWFQSLISSAEATEWGKKYDYNSILTPEEFKNRVPIQDYNSLKPYIDRMIKGEQNILWPSDIKWFAKSSGTTSDRSKFIPVSEESLTECHFQGGKDMLTIYFNNKPESQIFCGKSVVLGGSSQINSFSSDSYYGDLSSILLRNLPFWAEFKRTPNLEVTLLPDFEEKIEKVANITIHENVTNLAGVPTWNIVLAKKILEITGKNNLLEVWPNLEFYTHGGVSFKPYREQFKKLIPSDNMYYLENYNASEGYFALQDLPDSEELLLMLDYGIYYEFLPIENLYDENPQTLGLHQVELNKNYALIISTNAGLWRYMIGDTIKFVTLSPYRIQITGRTKQFINTFGEELIVDNAEDAIKKASESTRAIVKDYTAGPIYFKEGEAGAHEWIIEFEQQPDNFETFCKILDQTLREINSDYDAKRYKNMALQFPVIHNAPAYTFFQWMKSKGKLGGQNKVPRLSNNRDYLEPILDIIKK, encoded by the coding sequence ATGGCAATATTAGACTCCCTACTTACTTGGTTCATGAAAAAACGGATTCATCAGATTGAATTATTCATGAAATATCCACATGATGTACAAGAAGAATGGTTTCAAAGTTTAATATCATCAGCCGAAGCAACAGAATGGGGGAAAAAATACGATTACAACAGTATTTTAACGCCTGAGGAATTTAAAAACAGAGTTCCAATTCAAGATTACAATTCATTGAAGCCTTATATCGATCGGATGATCAAAGGAGAGCAAAATATACTATGGCCATCTGACATCAAGTGGTTCGCCAAATCTTCGGGAACTACCTCAGACCGTAGCAAATTTATCCCAGTCAGTGAAGAGTCTTTAACAGAATGTCACTTTCAGGGTGGGAAAGATATGTTGACAATTTACTTCAACAATAAACCCGAAAGCCAGATTTTCTGTGGAAAATCGGTCGTATTAGGAGGGAGTTCTCAGATTAACAGTTTTAGTTCAGACTCTTATTATGGTGATTTATCTTCTATTCTATTGCGGAATCTCCCTTTTTGGGCCGAATTTAAGCGTACTCCAAATTTAGAAGTAACTTTACTTCCTGATTTTGAGGAAAAAATAGAAAAGGTGGCCAATATCACCATCCATGAGAATGTCACCAATCTGGCTGGTGTTCCAACATGGAATATTGTTCTAGCAAAAAAGATATTGGAAATCACAGGTAAGAATAATTTGCTTGAAGTCTGGCCTAATCTGGAATTTTATACCCATGGTGGCGTAAGTTTCAAACCTTATCGCGAACAGTTTAAAAAACTGATTCCTTCTGATAATATGTATTATTTAGAAAATTATAATGCATCCGAAGGATACTTTGCTCTTCAAGATCTGCCCGACTCAGAAGAATTATTATTAATGCTTGACTATGGCATTTATTACGAATTCTTACCGATCGAAAATTTATATGATGAGAATCCGCAAACATTAGGATTACATCAAGTAGAATTAAATAAAAATTATGCTTTGATCATTTCGACCAATGCTGGTTTATGGCGGTACATGATCGGTGATACGATTAAATTTGTAACGCTATCTCCATACCGTATTCAAATAACAGGACGGACAAAACAATTCATCAATACCTTTGGCGAAGAACTTATCGTCGATAATGCAGAGGATGCTATAAAGAAGGCTAGTGAAAGTACACGTGCAATTGTAAAAGATTATACTGCTGGACCGATTTACTTTAAAGAGGGTGAAGCTGGAGCTCATGAATGGATTATTGAATTTGAACAACAACCTGATAATTTTGAAACGTTTTGTAAGATATTGGATCAAACATTGAGAGAGATCAATTCGGATTATGATGCTAAACGTTATAAAAATATGGCATTACAATTTCCGGTTATTCACAATGCCCCTGCATACACATTCTTTCAATGGATGAAATCAAAGGGTAAGCTTGGTGGGCAAAATAAAGTACCGCGACTGTCGAATAATCGTGATTACCTTGAGCCTATATTGGACATAATAAAGAAGTAA
- the lptB gene encoding LPS export ABC transporter ATP-binding protein, protein MILRAEHLIKKYKQRTVVNDVSFQVEQGEIVGLLGPNGAGKTTSFYMIVGLIKPNEGHVYLDDQEITQDAMYQRAQKGIGYLAQEASIFRKLSVEHNILSVLEIHYPNKKERLEKLEELLTEFSLHRVRKNRGDLLSGGERRRTEIARALAANPSFILLDEPFAGVDPIAVEEIQTIVAKLKTRNIGILITDHNVQETLSITDRAYLLTEGKIMLAGTPEEIASNEMARTFYLGQHFELRRKKIII, encoded by the coding sequence ATGATACTAAGAGCAGAACATCTAATCAAAAAATATAAGCAACGCACTGTTGTAAACGATGTTTCTTTCCAGGTAGAGCAAGGAGAAATTGTTGGTCTTCTAGGACCTAACGGAGCAGGAAAGACGACTTCTTTTTATATGATTGTTGGATTAATAAAACCTAATGAGGGTCATGTTTATTTGGACGATCAAGAAATCACACAGGATGCCATGTACCAACGCGCTCAAAAAGGAATCGGTTATCTTGCCCAAGAAGCTTCCATCTTTAGAAAACTATCGGTTGAGCACAACATATTATCTGTACTGGAGATCCATTATCCAAATAAAAAGGAACGCTTAGAAAAACTGGAAGAACTTTTAACCGAATTTAGCTTGCACCGTGTTCGTAAAAATAGAGGTGATCTTCTCTCCGGAGGAGAAAGACGTCGTACAGAGATCGCACGGGCATTAGCGGCAAACCCATCTTTTATCTTGTTAGATGAACCTTTTGCGGGTGTCGATCCAATCGCTGTAGAGGAAATTCAAACAATTGTCGCAAAGCTAAAAACACGTAATATCGGAATTTTAATTACCGATCATAACGTACAAGAAACGTTATCCATTACAGATAGGGCTTACTTATTGACAGAAGGTAAAATTATGCTTGCTGGAACTCCAGAAGAAATTGCCAGTAATGAAATGGCCCGTACATTCTATTTAGGCCAACATTTTGAACTCCGTCGCAAAAAGATAATTATTTAA
- the recJ gene encoding single-stranded-DNA-specific exonuclease RecJ → MQKRWVLKSKSEVKKVNQLGNELGINPVLAELLVSRNIETFDTSKQFFRPSLDQLHNPFLMQDMEKAIARITTAIGQNEKILIYGDYDVDGTTAVAVVYSFFREFHSRIEFYIPDRYAEGYGISTQGIDYAAENGFSLIIALDCGIKANDKVDYANSKNIDFIIGDHHLPGDELPKAFAVLDPKRKDCAYPYKELSGCGIGFKLIQAFIMKNDMSLDICYQFLDLVAVSIASDIVPITGENRILTHFGLIKLNTNPCCGLQALVDLSTNKTKTFTVNDIVFQIGPRINASGRIDHAKDAVKLLISKSLQEAKDFSINIDDQNNVRKDFDLRITEEALAIIDQNDSLKTRKSTVLYKSDWHKGVIGIVASRLTEKYYRPTIILTETNGHIAGSCRSVIGFDLYEALSECSDLLDQFGGHKYAAGLTMQIGNIKLFQDRFEEVVSKLITPQMLIQEILIDTKLNLQDIDAKFHRILSQFEPFGPQNESPIFLSQKVSLIGPAYLVGSNHLKMTIKQENSPSFDCIGFGLSEHIQAINSGKPFDICYSIEENVWRGKKNLQLNIKGIRY, encoded by the coding sequence ATGCAAAAAAGGTGGGTACTAAAATCTAAAAGTGAGGTCAAAAAAGTTAATCAATTAGGCAATGAACTTGGTATTAATCCAGTATTAGCAGAATTGTTAGTCAGTAGAAATATTGAGACTTTTGATACTTCAAAACAGTTTTTTAGACCTTCTCTAGACCAACTGCACAATCCATTCTTAATGCAAGATATGGAAAAAGCCATTGCGCGAATTACGACCGCAATCGGCCAGAATGAAAAGATCTTAATTTATGGAGATTATGATGTAGATGGCACTACTGCTGTAGCTGTTGTGTATAGTTTTTTTCGAGAGTTTCACTCGCGCATTGAATTCTATATTCCTGATCGTTATGCTGAAGGATATGGTATCTCTACACAGGGTATAGATTATGCTGCAGAAAACGGTTTCTCATTGATCATTGCTCTTGATTGTGGTATAAAAGCAAACGATAAAGTTGACTATGCCAATTCTAAGAATATCGACTTCATTATTGGTGATCACCATTTACCTGGAGATGAACTTCCAAAAGCATTTGCTGTACTTGATCCAAAAAGAAAAGACTGTGCTTATCCATACAAAGAATTATCGGGTTGCGGTATAGGATTTAAACTTATCCAAGCCTTTATCATGAAAAATGATATGTCTTTGGATATTTGCTATCAATTTTTAGATCTTGTTGCGGTAAGTATTGCATCGGATATTGTACCTATCACTGGAGAAAATAGAATTCTGACACATTTCGGACTCATTAAATTAAATACTAATCCTTGCTGCGGCCTTCAAGCGCTTGTTGATTTATCCACCAATAAAACAAAGACATTCACAGTAAATGATATTGTTTTTCAAATAGGTCCGCGGATCAATGCTTCTGGTCGTATTGATCATGCAAAAGATGCGGTAAAATTATTGATATCAAAATCACTGCAAGAAGCAAAAGATTTTAGTATCAATATTGATGATCAAAATAATGTTCGTAAAGATTTTGACCTTAGAATAACCGAAGAAGCTCTAGCGATTATAGATCAAAATGACTCGCTAAAAACACGAAAATCAACTGTGCTCTATAAATCAGATTGGCATAAAGGTGTTATCGGCATTGTGGCATCAAGGTTGACTGAAAAATATTATAGACCAACGATTATTCTGACCGAAACCAATGGTCATATCGCAGGTTCCTGTAGATCTGTAATCGGGTTTGATTTATATGAAGCCTTAAGTGAATGTAGCGATCTATTAGATCAATTTGGAGGGCATAAATATGCAGCAGGGTTGACGATGCAAATCGGAAATATCAAATTATTTCAGGATCGTTTCGAAGAGGTTGTTTCTAAACTCATTACTCCTCAGATGTTAATACAAGAGATCTTGATTGATACTAAACTAAACCTGCAAGATATTGATGCCAAATTTCACCGCATTCTAAGTCAATTTGAACCATTCGGGCCTCAAAACGAAAGCCCTATTTTCCTTAGTCAAAAAGTTAGTTTAATCGGACCGGCCTATTTAGTAGGATCGAATCACTTAAAAATGACCATCAAACAAGAAAACTCTCCTTCTTTTGATTGCATTGGTTTTGGATTATCTGAACATATACAGGCTATTAATAGTGGTAAGCCATTTGACATCTGTTATAGCATAGAAGAAAATGTATGGCGAGGCAAAAAGAATTTGCAATTAAATATAAAAGGAATCCGATATTAA
- a CDS encoding MBL fold metallo-hydrolase, with amino-acid sequence MLQVYSLFEGSFSVDVSKKFIPFDPAVDSKNDRPASMFIQVHPFLIETANGLVLCDTGLGLTNSDGKLLLYENIEKLGYSPKDVKYVLMSHLHKDHAGGMVSFTDQVGRIAFPEAEYIVQRGEWEDAYSGINSSYRTEIFDVVQRSGNLNLVEGDGKVNEEVEYCLSGGHTQHHQTFHINNGKDHYFFGGDVLPEPEMIFQNQSAKYDYDGHLSRKLRQEYWENGAPNDWIYLFYHATSIAIGKPTMQFDGSFTVIEAK; translated from the coding sequence ATGTTACAAGTATATTCCTTATTCGAAGGCTCATTTTCGGTCGATGTTTCTAAAAAATTTATTCCCTTTGACCCTGCTGTTGATAGTAAAAATGATCGTCCAGCTTCTATGTTTATTCAAGTGCATCCGTTTCTAATCGAGACCGCAAATGGATTGGTTTTATGTGATACTGGACTTGGATTAACAAACAGTGATGGGAAACTACTTCTCTATGAAAATATTGAAAAATTAGGTTATTCCCCCAAAGATGTGAAATATGTATTGATGTCACATTTGCATAAAGATCATGCTGGTGGTATGGTGAGTTTCACTGATCAGGTCGGAAGGATTGCATTTCCCGAAGCAGAGTATATAGTGCAACGAGGTGAATGGGAAGATGCTTATTCCGGAATTAATAGCTCTTACCGTACTGAAATTTTTGATGTTGTGCAAAGAAGCGGAAATCTGAATCTTGTTGAAGGAGATGGTAAAGTTAATGAAGAAGTTGAATATTGTTTAAGTGGCGGGCATACCCAACATCATCAGACCTTCCACATTAATAATGGAAAAGATCATTATTTTTTTGGAGGAGACGTCCTTCCGGAACCAGAGATGATCTTTCAAAATCAGAGCGCAAAATATGACTATGATGGACATTTGTCAAGAAAGTTACGTCAGGAGTACTGGGAAAATGGAGCTCCAAACGATTGGATTTATCTTTTTTATCATGCCACAAGTATAGCAATAGGAAAGCCTACCATGCAGTTTGATGGAAGTTTTACAGTGATTGAAGCAAAATAA
- a CDS encoding cation:proton antiporter regulatory subunit gives MSIVRESDLIGIGKKYQIETEAGDNMVVVIHDDGRRELYRYDEEESESRCVMTLSDEESRQVAGIIGGLSYKPKALETIEVALDDLRIEWYKVEGKFEGANKTIGELEVRQRTGASIIAGILGDNTVINPGPDYMISPGTTLVIAGKKNNIKLLKEILL, from the coding sequence ATGTCTATTGTAAGAGAGTCGGATCTTATTGGTATTGGAAAAAAGTATCAAATTGAAACTGAAGCTGGAGACAATATGGTCGTGGTTATTCATGACGATGGTCGAAGAGAATTATATCGTTATGATGAGGAAGAGAGTGAGTCTCGCTGTGTCATGACCTTAAGCGATGAGGAATCAAGACAGGTTGCCGGTATTATCGGAGGATTGTCCTATAAGCCTAAAGCTTTAGAAACAATTGAAGTCGCTTTAGATGATTTAAGAATTGAATGGTATAAAGTTGAAGGCAAATTTGAAGGAGCCAATAAAACGATTGGCGAATTGGAAGTTCGTCAACGTACAGGAGCATCTATTATAGCAGGAATACTAGGTGATAATACGGTTATTAATCCAGGACCTGATTATATGATTAGTCCAGGGACTACCTTAGTTATTGCCGGAAAAAAGAATAATATTAAATTATTGAAAGAGATATTATTGTAA
- a CDS encoding cation:proton antiporter — translation MPSHTLILEIGIAVGLVAFVGLIANKLKFSVIPFFILIGMVLGQHAPQIGHIDLTFTESKPFIDFMGRLGVLFLLFYLGLEFSVGRLIKSGKSIVTGGTVYVLLNFVSGLLIGWMMDLPFKEMMVLCGIMTSSSTAIVAKVLTDLKRTANPETEVIMGMIMFDDLFIAMHISFLSGLILTGSSSFWTVAGTSLLALGFILTFLILGRKLVPAIDKLLQVKSSELFVLVIFALLFITAGFSETIHVAEAIGALMAGLVLADSQYIKKIEAMVLPYKDFFGAMFFFSFGLSIDILSLGGAVLWASIAALVTILGNLASGYFAARFSGMKNKTAFDIGFTLSARGEFSIIMANIGKAGGLLPVIQSFVVVYVLILSIVSPLLTKESRNLWTKLFGKDEIKPKTVKRLSDLESGQTL, via the coding sequence ATGCCATCACACACACTTATTTTAGAAATTGGAATCGCAGTAGGCCTTGTCGCATTTGTTGGTTTAATCGCCAATAAGTTAAAGTTTTCAGTTATTCCATTTTTTATATTGATAGGTATGGTGTTGGGCCAGCATGCTCCCCAAATTGGTCATATAGACCTGACATTTACGGAAAGTAAACCGTTTATTGATTTTATGGGGCGCTTAGGCGTACTTTTTCTTTTGTTTTATCTCGGACTGGAATTCTCGGTTGGCCGATTAATTAAGTCCGGAAAATCAATCGTGACAGGTGGAACAGTGTATGTTTTACTCAATTTTGTGTCTGGGTTACTCATTGGATGGATGATGGATCTGCCATTTAAGGAGATGATGGTACTTTGTGGTATTATGACAAGTTCTTCCACAGCCATTGTAGCAAAGGTATTGACAGATTTGAAACGGACTGCAAATCCTGAAACAGAGGTGATTATGGGAATGATTATGTTTGATGATTTATTTATTGCCATGCATATTTCTTTCCTTTCGGGATTGATTCTAACGGGAAGTAGTTCCTTTTGGACTGTTGCCGGAACTTCATTGCTAGCATTGGGATTTATTTTAACATTTCTAATTCTGGGAAGAAAGCTAGTTCCTGCAATTGATAAGCTATTGCAGGTTAAATCTTCTGAGCTATTTGTCCTTGTTATCTTTGCACTACTATTTATAACAGCTGGATTTTCTGAAACTATTCACGTTGCGGAAGCCATTGGAGCATTAATGGCAGGATTAGTTTTAGCAGATTCGCAATATATCAAGAAGATTGAAGCGATGGTATTGCCCTACAAAGATTTTTTTGGAGCAATGTTCTTTTTTAGCTTTGGTTTATCAATAGATATACTATCCTTGGGTGGTGCGGTATTATGGGCCTCAATTGCTGCTCTGGTTACTATCCTCGGTAATTTGGCTTCAGGATATTTTGCGGCAAGGTTCTCAGGAATGAAGAATAAAACAGCTTTTGATATCGGATTTACATTATCTGCTCGAGGTGAGTTTTCCATTATCATGGCCAATATTGGTAAGGCAGGAGGGTTATTGCCTGTTATCCAGTCGTTTGTCGTTGTGTATGTGTTGATTCTGTCAATTGTATCACCGCTGTTAACAAAAGAATCCCGTAATCTATGGACAAAATTATTCGGTAAGGATGAAATTAAACCAAAAACAGTTAAAAGACTAAGTGATCTGGAGTCTGGTCAAACATTATAA